The Gavia stellata isolate bGavSte3 chromosome 1, bGavSte3.hap2, whole genome shotgun sequence genome has a segment encoding these proteins:
- the STOML3 gene encoding stomatin-like protein 3 — translation MDPHRETPKKNNTEHLIADRWEGVGVCGWILISLSFLLVLITFPISIWACIKVIREYECAVVFRLGRILSEKAKGPGECMQFYSVKMHCFYFIISAMQILTKDAVTTQVAGVVCYRIDSAVSAVANVTDVHLATFLLAQTTLRNLLGTQSLAQLLAARGEIARSIQALLDSATEQWGIKVARVEIKDVRIPVAMQRAMAAEAEAAREARAKIVAAEREMNASKALKQASMTLAESPAGLQQRYLQMLTTLAAENNSTIVFPLPINLLESFGQKNRGG, via the exons ATGGATCCCCATAGAGAGACGcccaagaaaaacaacacagagCATCTAATTG ccgACAGGTGGGAAGGAGTTGGTGTCTGTGGCTGGATCCtgatttccctttctttcctcctggtGCTTATTACCTTTCCTATTTCCATCTGGGCATGTATCA AGGTTATCAGAGAATATGAATGTGCTGTTGTATTTCGGCTGGGACGTATACTGTCTGAGAAAGCAAAGGGACCAGGTGAATGCATGCAGTTTTATTCTGTTAAGAtgcactgtttttattttatt ATTTCTGCAATGCAGATTCTCACAAAAGATGCTGTTACTACCCAAGTCGCTGGGGTGGTGTGCTACAGGATCGACAGCGCTGTCAGCGCCGTCGCTAACGTCACTGACGTCCATTTGGCTACCTTCCTCTTGGCACAGACAACCCTGAGAAACCTCCTGGGTACACAGAGCttggctcagctcctggcagcTCGTGGGGAGATTGCACGCAGTATTCAGG CTCTCCTCGACAGTGCCACGGAGCAGTGGGGAATCAAAGTGGCCCGAGTGGAGATCAAAGATGTCAGGATTCCTGTAGCCATGCAGAGAGCAATGGCAGCCGAAGCAGAGGCTGCTCGAGAGGCAAGAGCTAAG ATTGtggcagcagaaagagaaatgaatgcTTCTAAAGCCCTCAAGCAGGCCTCCATGACGCTGGCTGAGTCTCCAGCAGGTCTTCAGCAACGCTACCTGCAAATGTTAACAACCTTGGCCGCAGAGAATAATTCCACCATTGTCTTCCCTCTCCCTATAAATTTGCTTGAGAGTTTCGGGCAGAAAAATAGAGGGGGATAG